The segment TCTCCAACTGTATGAGAACTGATCCTTATTTTATTGGTATCAGATTCAAACTCATTTACACAGTAAAACATCGGGCTGCATTATAAAGTTTTACTCAATATTCCTACTGTATAttcagtaaaacaaaataatgatgtAAGCAATCCCTTAAGCAATTATTCTCAAAACAAGTCTGTCTAAACTATAAGAGTCGCAAATATGACTTATTAGAGGTCATATCAGATTCATTCAGATTTGGTTGAATATCCTTGGGAATCCAGATGTTCATGTGAATTTTGGTCTGGATTTATCTGAAAATGACAATTGAATCTGAGCAActtaaatacagttgtttgtaTATTAGACACTTAAAAAATACTTGAAATCAAAGTTTTTAAATTGTACTAGGGCTGccactaatgattattttcactATATAGTATTCTCCTTAATTGTTTCCCAATTAATAATGTAATCATTCAGTcagtaaaatgtcagaaaatggtCAAATACGGCCATCAGTGTTTTCCAAACTCCAAACATATTCACATTACTGTTGCACAAGACAGATACCAGCAGCAAATTATACTACTTTTGATATATAATATCAGtagatattatatatcatatagcatATAATCTCAACGCATCTGCTTTCCAGTGATTTCACCTACAGTGAGGAAGAGTTTTAGCctgtttaataaattaaaataattattgaaatgaaaggaattttcattgtgtttcccACAAACTACATTTACACCAAAAACACTACAACACATTAGACCAGATCATGCATGCTTTCAGCTGCAGGTGGAGTAATGAAGAGACGGAGTGAGACTGAGTAGTAAGAGATCATCTGATCCCCATGTTTAATCCAATAGTTTACTTATTATCAAATCTGAATCAGCACACAGCAGCAACAATCTGTATTTTAGCTGAAATAGCTGTAACACACTGCCATTTGTCATGTTGACAAAAAGTTGGTGCAATGAAATCAGATGTTTCTAAAGTGTTTATTTTGGCAAGCACCATTGGAAATAGAGCAAATTTGTCATGTGCTTATGTTATGTGATGAAGAATAAAATTATATACCCATGCAAAATTCCCTGTGAAATGTACATACGTATCTTTATTGCAGAAAGGTTAAGTGTCACTGAAATCttacagatttcttttttttcatcgttttttattcttttctttttcttttttttgacttgTAATGACTTATTGATCAGTTGTCACCTCTGTGTTTGCcctcgtgtttgtttgtttcagttttCGGTCTATTTCCCAGCATCGGTTGTCTTGTAGAAATTTTTTAAGATCATTATACATAGTTGTCTGGAAATGTTTGGCATGTATGGAGTTACATGATTTCCTGTAAAATCATACATCCGTACAAAATCAAAgtgagtaaaaaacaaacaaaaagagaatcGATACAAATCAAATCAAGAGGATCAAATCAAAGAGAAATGTCTGTGCATCCTGATATTGAACTGGAAAAAAATGTCTCACCGTCTTGGATTCAGTTATAAAGCCTGTGtacactttttttcctccacacaTTTCTATGTCTTTGAATGCATCCTTATTTTCGGTTAATTATTGAAAAGGAGCACCTGGCTTCCTTTTGTCGTACGAAACAAGAGGAAAAATCCTCAGGTGTTTGATGATGTGGCATCACCCGGCTCCTCACGGGACTCCTGTCGtctacatgtgtctgtagtATTTGATATAAGGTCCATGAGTCCGTCCTCTCATATACATCTCGACACACTGATGAGGTCTCTCTCATCATCACCGCGCCCGGCCCTGACTCATACGGTGGTCACCCTCATCACCACTTCCCGGTTGGAGGTGGTGCTGATCCGAGGGTTGTTGGGCCGCAGTTGGCTCAGGATGTGAAAGATGGTGTATCCACAGTGGTGGTTCAGAATAGTTCTTAACCTCCTGCTCTGTCGCCCACCACTGCTGCTGGCCAGACCGTGAGGGTTACCGCGAGAGCTGCGAGCCCCCGATTTGCTGCTCGAACTCAGCGGGTCGCCCAAGTCCTTTGATTTCTCATAGTTCAGTACTTTCCACTGCTGATTGACAGCCTGCCATCGTTTGAAGATTCGATACACTGATGATCCCTCGTGGATGATGAGGCCTgggcagaaagaagaagagtgaagGACAGGGTCTGAATGAATCCCCGCTGCATTACATCAGATATTATGCTCAAAAGGATGCAACCAGCATCTTAACAGGTAGGCGCTTTCCATCTCGCCTAGACAGTTGGCAATAATCACAGTGCAGATATCTGATGCCATCTGTTCTCAGCAGTTTTTTTACACGAGCGACTCACAATTACACAAGAAGCGTCAGCCAGGTTGCTCCCTAAAAAACAGAgtctcttgttcttgttctctcaTGTGCTTTTATAGTGTAGTGGTCATCCTTTTACTTTTACATCTGCTTATGTTGTTTGGTTTCTGTGTCATTATGTATGACCTTAACAACCAAGAGGATGTgaactgaatacatttttttgtttttttgtttttgtcctcgCATAATGCGACCtatgtttattaatatatttgtgtgttctTGTTGCATAATGTATCTCTTCGTGCTCTGTATCCTAAACCTTCTACTACGCCCAACTGTTCATGTGATATTCTTATACAATTCGTCTATGGCTGCTGCTGCCAAAGCTATTTATATAATCATGCTGTGTGATTTTTATGTTTGCACATCTTTACCTATGCACACGATATCCATGAAGCCGTACATGCCATAGCAGATTTGGAAAAGCAGGTCCTGACGTTGCCACTTGGCCGAGGGGCTGAGGGAGGACCAGATTAGCCAGGAGATGCTGGCGATGAGGAAAAGGGAGCCCAGAATAATGGCCGCTATCTGCACCTTCTCTATCACCGTCAGAGAGATGGCCTGCcactgcaggaggagaaaaaaagtctaAATGAGTCGTGGAAGAAGAACTCAGAttctttacttcagtaaaataCCAAGTGAACAATGTAAACAAAGGCTAAATATAACAGTTCTGCATTCAAAATCCAAAGTCAAGgttatttttttgctttctaCGCATTAACTGTCCTTTTCAGCACCTTGTCCTTACTCCACATTCCCACATTTTTCAGCACAAGCTCAGCTATAAATCTATTATATAACAGCTCATTGTTCTGTAATAGATTTGAATATTGTGTCGCTATTTATACACACAATTACAGCggaaacatttacaaaatagAGGTTTAATATTACACGTTAATTGATTTTGTTCCAACTCTTTTTTTGTGCCATTTAATGTCACtaaaacattattaataattcaatGGTTGAATGGTTAAATGAAGTCGTTCTCAACCTAGGAGTCACACATCTGAGTGGTCGTGAGATGAGatagaagagaaaataaaaaattctcTTAAATTCTTTTTTGGTGAATTTTTTTCAGACTTCTTTAATCTTTTCTTGTGAAATATTGGACACTTAGTATTATGTAAATGAGAAGCACAAGGAGCCCCCAACTAGACACTGCTTTACTGCttccaaaaatgttttatctgatgtattttacatttaaaccctTTTCTAATTATTTGAACTGTTAAATAATTACCTTCAGCTAATTATTTGAACAAATCACGATGACTTAAGATAGTTAATATTCCATGAAATAACTTGACTAAACCCTGAAATATTCTGCTGCTCAGCTGAGCAAAGATTGGATTGATTGTTTAAGTTTTATGCGTTCAAGTTTGCCACTTTTATCTCAAGATTGTGGAAGAGAAG is part of the Cyclopterus lumpus isolate fCycLum1 chromosome 7, fCycLum1.pri, whole genome shotgun sequence genome and harbors:
- the march9 gene encoding E3 ubiquitin-protein ligase MARCHF9; its protein translation is MFKYRIRMFFNELKVLVFMRSDSRQSGSDTERRSTTMRGLGMGGCGWPPFVDCHSRDDEEEYYGSDPRPRSLAFEDKEPKLQVGLDAVSLTSTNSSLRSPQCRICFQGLEQGELLSPCRCDGSVRCTHQPCLIRWISERGSWSCELCYFKYQVLAISTKNPLQWQAISLTVIEKVQIAAIILGSLFLIASISWLIWSSLSPSAKWQRQDLLFQICYGMYGFMDIVCIGLIIHEGSSVYRIFKRWQAVNQQWKVLNYEKSKDLGDPLSSSSKSGARSSRGNPHGLASSSGGRQSRRLRTILNHHCGYTIFHILSQLRPNNPRISTTSNREVVMRVTTV